In the genome of Anaerolineales bacterium, one region contains:
- a CDS encoding 50S ribosomal protein L35, translated as MPRKATKTGKYKIKTHKATSKRFRRTAAGKLMRTKGGKSHLRRRKSARTKALLGEMIAVKGRSYRKRVARLAPTLSK; from the coding sequence GTGCCGCGCAAAGCGACCAAGACCGGCAAGTACAAGATCAAGACGCACAAGGCGACCTCCAAGCGCTTCCGCCGAACCGCTGCAGGCAAGCTCATGCGCACCAAGGGCGGCAAGAGCCATCTGCGGCGCCGCAAATCAGCCCGCACCAAGGCCCTGCTGGGCGAGATGATCGCGGTCAAGGGGCGCTCCTACAGGAAGCGCGTGGCGCGCCTGGCCCCCACCCTGTCCAAGTAA
- a CDS encoding macro domain-containing protein, translated as MSRLVAHLDLPTGQRLELRQGDLTLESVDAIVNAANAGLQHGGGLAGALARRGGPIVQLQSDRWLAENGPIDHERPAVTGAGNLPCRFLIHAVGPVWGEGNEEVQLEAAVRTALETADRLGAASVALPAISTGIFGFPAERAAPVLLKQAERTLQAHADSHLREVRVVLLDSSTLQSFLTAWRQRWPLEDGSA; from the coding sequence GTGTCCCGCTTGGTAGCCCATCTTGATCTTCCCACTGGACAGCGACTCGAGCTGCGCCAGGGCGATCTCACGCTGGAGTCAGTAGATGCCATCGTCAACGCCGCCAACGCCGGGTTGCAGCATGGGGGTGGGCTGGCCGGCGCCCTTGCCCGCAGGGGCGGACCCATCGTGCAGCTGCAAAGCGATCGATGGCTGGCGGAGAATGGCCCGATCGACCATGAGCGCCCCGCGGTCACCGGCGCAGGCAACCTGCCCTGCCGCTTCTTGATCCATGCCGTCGGCCCCGTTTGGGGTGAGGGCAATGAGGAGGTCCAGCTGGAAGCCGCGGTCCGAACCGCCCTGGAGACTGCCGACCGCCTGGGCGCGGCCAGCGTCGCCCTCCCGGCCATTTCGACCGGAATTTTCGGCTTCCCGGCCGAGCGCGCCGCCCCCGTGCTTCTGAAGCAAGCCGAGCGCACCTTGCAGGCTCATGCCGACAGTCACTTGCGAGAAGTCCGGGTCGTGCTGCTGGATTCGTCGACCCTCCAGAGCTTCCTGACCGCCTGGCGCCAACGCTGGCCGCTGGAAGACGGGTCAGCATGA
- the rplT gene encoding 50S ribosomal protein L20 produces the protein MARVKGGIVTRRRHKKVLRMTRGMYGSRHLLFRRANEAMMKSLWYAYRDRRTRKRDLRRLWIARINAAARLRGTTYSRLIHDLKAADIRINRKMLADLAVRDPATFAAVVSAAQP, from the coding sequence GTGGCTCGTGTGAAAGGCGGGATTGTCACCCGCCGTCGGCACAAGAAGGTTCTCCGCATGACCAGGGGCATGTACGGCTCTCGTCACCTGCTCTTCCGCCGCGCCAACGAGGCGATGATGAAGAGCCTGTGGTACGCCTACCGTGATCGCCGTACCCGCAAACGCGATCTGCGGCGCCTGTGGATCGCCCGGATCAACGCCGCCGCCAGGCTGCGAGGAACGACCTACAGCCGCCTGATTCACGACCTGAAGGCAGCCGACATCCGGATTAACCGCAAGATGCTGGCCGACCTGGCCGTGCGCGATCCGGCTACCTTCGCCGCAGTCGTCTCGGCTGCCCAGCCCTGA